One genomic window of Arvicola amphibius chromosome 4, mArvAmp1.2, whole genome shotgun sequence includes the following:
- the Sox9 gene encoding transcription factor SOX-9, producing the protein MNLLDPFMKMTDEQEKGLSGAPSPTMSDDSAGSPCPSGSGSDTENTRPQENTFPKGEPDLKKESEEDKFPVCIREAVSQVLKGYDWTLVPMPVRVNGSSKNKPHVKRPMNAFMVWAQAARRKLADQYPHLHNAELSKTLGKLWRLLNESEKRPFVEEAERLRVQHKKDHPDYKYQPRRRKSVKNGQAEAEEATEQTHISPNAIFKALQADSPHSSSGMSEVHSPGEHSGQSQGPPTPPTTPKTDVQTGKVDLKREGRPLAEGGRQPPIDFRDVDIGELSSDVISNIETFDVNEFDQYLPPNGHPGVPATHGQVTYTGSYGISSTAASPATAGHVWMSKQQAPPPPPPQPPQAPQAPQAPPQQQAPPQQQQAPPQQQAHTLTTLSSEPGQSQRTHIKTEQLSPSHYSEQQQHSPQQIAYSPFNLPHYSPSYPPITRSQYDYTDHQNSGSYYSHAAGQGSGLYSTFTYMNPAQRPMYTPIADTSGVPSIPQTHSPQHWEQPVYTQLTRP; encoded by the exons ATGAATCTCCTGGACCCCTTCATGAAGATGACCGACGAGCAGGAGAAGGGCCTGTCCGGCGCCCCCAGCCCCACCATGTCCGACGACTCGGCTGGCTCGCCCTGCCCGTCGGGCTCAGGCTCCGACACGGAGAACACGCGGCCCCAGGAGAACACGTTCCCAAAGGGCGAGCCGGATCTGAAAAAGGAGAGCGAAGAAGACAAGTTTCCCGTGTGCATCCGCGAAGCGGTCAGCCAGGTGCTGAAGGGCTACGACTGGACGCTGGTGCCCATGCCGGTGCGCGTCAACGGCTCCAGCAAGAACAAACCACATGTCAAGCGGCCCATGAACGCCTTCATGGTGTGGGCGCAAGCTGCGCGCAGGAAGCTGGCTGACCAGTACCCGCATCTGCACAACGCCGAGCTCAGCAAGACTCTGGGCAAACTCTGGAG ACTGCTGAACGAAAGCGAGAAGAGACCCTTCGTGGAGGAGGCGGAGCGGCTGCGCGTGCAGCACAAGAAAGACCACCCCGATTACAAGTATCAGCCACGGCGGAGGAAGTCCGTGAAGAACGGGCAGGCAGAAGCCGAGGAGGCCACAGAACAGACTCACATCTCTCCCAACGCCATCTTCAAGGCGCTCCAAGCCGACTCCCCGCACTCCTCCTCCGGCATGAGCGAGGTGCACTCACCGGGAGAGCACTCCG GGCAATCTCAGGGTCCGCCGACCCCACCCACCACTCCCAAAACCGACGTGCAAACTGGCAAAGTTGACCTGAAGCGAGAGGGGCGCCCTCTGGCAGAGGGGGGCAGACAGCCCCCCATCGACTTCCGCGACGTGGACATCGGGGAGCTGAGCAGCGACGTCATCTCCAACATCGAGACCTTTGACGTCAATGAGTTTGACCAATACTTGCCGCCCAATGGCCACCCAGGGGTGCCGGCCACACACGGTCAGGTCACCTACACCGGCAGCTACGGCATCAGCAGCACCGCTGCCTCCCCTGCCACCGCGGGCCACGTGTGGATGTCAAAGCAGCAGGCGCCACCCCCTCCGCCGCCGCAGCCCCCGCAGGCCCCGCAAGCCCCGCAGGCGCCTCCGCAGCAGCAAGCGCCcccgcagcagcagcaggcacccCCGCAGCAGCAGGCACATACGCTCACTACACTGAGCAGCGAGCCGGGCCAGTCCCAGAGAACACACATCAAGACGGAGCAACTGAGCCCCAGCCACTACAGCGAGCAGCAGCAACACTCCCCGCAGCAGATCGCCTACAGCCCCTTCAACCTTCCGCACTACAGCCCCTCCTACCCGCCCATCACGCGCTCGCAGTACGACTACACAGACCACCAGAACTCCGGCTCTTACTACAGCCACGCAGCGGGCCAGGGCTCAGGGCTCTACTCCACGTTCACCTACATGAACCCCGCGCAGCGCCCTATGTACACCCCCATCGCTGACACCTCCGGAGTCCCTTCCATCCCGCAGACCCACAGCCCGCAGCATTGGGAACAACCGGTCTACACACAGCTCACCAGACCCTGA